The sequence below is a genomic window from Flavobacterium lipolyticum.
TAAACGCTTCTTTATACTCAACTTGAGGCTCACCTTGGTTTACTTCAACTTTAAATTCACGTTTCATACGATCTACCAAGATATCTAAGTGAAGCTCACCCATACCCGAGATAATTGTTTGACCAGAAGCCTCATCAGTTCTAACTGTAAAAGTTGGATCTTCCTCAGCTAATTTAGCCAAAGCCATACCCATTTTATCTACGTCAGCCTTTGTTTTTGGCTCAATAGCAATACCAATTACCGGTGCAGGGAATTTCATAGACTCTAAAATAATTGGGTGTTTTTCATCACACAATGTATCTCCGGTTTTAATATCTTTAAATCCAACAGCAGCTCCAATATCTCCAGCCTCAATATATTCGATTGGATTTTGTTTGTTAGCATGCATTTGGTAAATACGAGAAATTCTTTCTTTACTACCAGAACGTGTATTCAACACATAAGAACCAGCATCTAAACGACCAGAATAAGCACGGAAGAAAGCTAAACGACCAACGAACGGGTCAGTAGCAATTTTAAATGCTAAAGCTGCAAATGGCTCTTTAACATCTGGCTTACGCAAGATTTTAGTTTGATCTTCTTCTAATAATTCAGCATCATCAGGATGAATCCCTTCGATACCTTCTTTATCCATTGGAGATGGCAAATACTTACATACTGCATCTAACATGAACTGAACCCCTTTATTTTTGAAAGAAGAACCAGCAATCATAGGAATGATAGCCATATCAATTGTAGCAGCTCTAAGCGCCACATTAATTTCTTCCTCAGTAATAGAGTTTTCATCCTCCATGAATTTCTCCAACAAATTCTCATCATAATCAGCTACTGCCTCAATAAGAATCGATCTGTACTCTTTTACTTCTGCAACCATATCCTCAGGGATAGGCACGATATCAAAAGTAGCTCCCTGAGTAGCATCATGCCAAACAATAGCTTGGTTTTTTACTAAATCAACAACACCTTTAAAATCGTTTTCTTCACCAATTGGCAAAGTGATCGCAACAGCATTAGATTTCAACATATCACGAACTTGTTGACAAACTGCCAAAAAGTTAGATCCTTGACGGTCCATTTTATTAACAAACCCCATACGTGGAACCCTGTATTGATCAGCAAGTCTCCAGTTAGTTTCTGATTGAGGCTCAACACCATCAACAGCACTAAATAAAAATACTAAACCATCCAATACACGCAAAGAACGGTTTACCTCTACCGTAAAGTCAACGTGTCCAGGAGTATCAATAATATTAAAGTGATAAGGCAATGTTTCAGGCAACGATTTCCCTTGCTCAGTTGGAAAATTCCACTCACAAGTTGTAGCTGCTGAAGTAATTGTAATACCTCTTTCTTGCTCTTGAGCCATCCAGTCCATTGTTGCAGCACCATCGTGTACCTCACCAATTTTGTGTGACTTTCCAGTATAAAAAAGAATACGCTCAGTTGTTGTTGTTTTACCAGCATCAATGTGAGCAGCAATTCCGATATTTCTTGTATATTTTAAATCTCTAGCCATTTCTTTACGAATTAAAATCTAAAGTGAGAGAATGCTTTATTAGCTTCTGCCATTTTGTGAGTATCCATTCTTTTCTTAACCGCAGCACCTTCTTCTTTAGCAGCTGCTAAACATTCTGACGCTAAACGTTGTGCCATAGATTTTTCATTTCTTCTTCTTGAATAAAGTATTAACCACTTCATTGCCATAGAAATTTTTCTGTCTGGACGAATCTGCATTGGAATTTGAAATGTAGCTCCACCTACTCTACGGCTACGTACTTCTACGTGAGGCATAACGTTTGTTAAAGCATCTTTCCAAATTTCTAATGAAGTTTTCTCATCATTTTGCTTTTTAGATTCGATGATATCAATTGCATCATAAAATAC
It includes:
- the fusA gene encoding elongation factor G — protein: MARDLKYTRNIGIAAHIDAGKTTTTERILFYTGKSHKIGEVHDGAATMDWMAQEQERGITITSAATTCEWNFPTEQGKSLPETLPYHFNIIDTPGHVDFTVEVNRSLRVLDGLVFLFSAVDGVEPQSETNWRLADQYRVPRMGFVNKMDRQGSNFLAVCQQVRDMLKSNAVAITLPIGEENDFKGVVDLVKNQAIVWHDATQGATFDIVPIPEDMVAEVKEYRSILIEAVADYDENLLEKFMEDENSITEEEINVALRAATIDMAIIPMIAGSSFKNKGVQFMLDAVCKYLPSPMDKEGIEGIHPDDAELLEEDQTKILRKPDVKEPFAALAFKIATDPFVGRLAFFRAYSGRLDAGSYVLNTRSGSKERISRIYQMHANKQNPIEYIEAGDIGAAVGFKDIKTGDTLCDEKHPIILESMKFPAPVIGIAIEPKTKADVDKMGMALAKLAEEDPTFTVRTDEASGQTIISGMGELHLDILVDRMKREFKVEVNQGEPQVEYKEAFTRSATHRETYKKQSGGRGKFGDIVFTLEPADEVDGKVPKGLQFINAVKGGNVPKEYIPSVEKGFREAMKTGPLAGYQVDSLKVTLTDGSFHPVDSDALSFELAARMGYREVAKAAGAIVLEPIMKMEVITPEENMGDIVGDINRRRGQVNDMGDRNGAKTIKADVPLSEMFGYVTTLRTLSSGRATSTMEFSHYAETPSNISEAVIKKAKGNA
- the rpsG gene encoding 30S ribosomal protein S7, which produces MRKRAAKKRPLLPDPRFNDQLVTRFVNNLMWDGKKSTAFKVFYDAIDIIESKKQNDEKTSLEIWKDALTNVMPHVEVRSRRVGGATFQIPMQIRPDRKISMAMKWLILYSRRRNEKSMAQRLASECLAAAKEEGAAVKKRMDTHKMAEANKAFSHFRF